A region of Nocardioides alkalitolerans DNA encodes the following proteins:
- a CDS encoding N-6 DNA methylase → MTDSGHLPALLQSIRATLDLTQAELAERLGVSFATVNRWEGGANKPQRAQLAKITALADGTGVDLGDTPDTGGAVVARRRGRQAKSATPTTKPMEQMLWNAACSIRGEKDAPKFKDYLLPLLFLKRLSDVFDDEIDRLAEEYGDREVAVEIADNDHSLLRFYLPPESRWAVISGRAQYDWPNDERGRTTRPRDVGEHLTKAVRAVVRYNPTLAGVIDVVDFAAERNGERDINPAKLSGVVETFSDPRYRLGLADVQPDFLGRAYEYLLRKFAEGSGQSAGEFFTPTDVGFLMARILRPKPGQTCHDYACGSAGLLIKLQLVANELDPTAKVPLKLYGQELQAESYAVARMNAIIHDMDVDLQRGDTMINPKFRTPLGSLGQFDLVVANPMWNQPFGASIFEDDPYDRFIKNGGATSGRGDWAWLQHTLSVLKDGGRAAVVLDTGAVTRGSGSKNEDKERNIRKWFVDQDLVEGVIMMPDNLFYNTSAAGVIVVLNRRKPEFKKGKITLVNASKRFTKGKPKNHIAEEDVAEVARLFNAGESVEGEVAVIDLHQAAGADYNLSPSKWVLKADATAHAELPELLTQLDELTTEDANLTTELLQLLRPLVVTGAER, encoded by the coding sequence ATGACAGACAGCGGCCACCTTCCGGCTCTGCTCCAGAGCATCCGCGCGACCCTGGACCTCACCCAGGCTGAGCTGGCCGAGCGCCTCGGCGTCTCGTTCGCCACCGTCAACAGATGGGAGGGCGGAGCGAACAAGCCGCAGCGGGCACAACTGGCGAAGATCACCGCACTGGCCGACGGGACCGGCGTCGACCTTGGCGATACCCCGGACACGGGCGGCGCGGTTGTGGCCCGTCGTCGTGGCCGTCAGGCCAAGTCGGCAACGCCGACCACCAAGCCGATGGAGCAGATGCTCTGGAACGCCGCTTGTTCGATTCGCGGCGAGAAGGACGCACCGAAGTTCAAGGACTACCTGCTGCCACTGCTGTTCTTGAAGCGTCTCTCCGATGTCTTCGACGACGAGATCGACCGCCTCGCCGAGGAGTACGGCGACCGGGAGGTCGCCGTCGAGATCGCCGACAACGACCACAGTCTCCTTCGCTTCTACCTCCCGCCCGAGTCGCGCTGGGCAGTCATCAGCGGCCGCGCTCAGTACGACTGGCCGAACGACGAGCGCGGTCGCACAACCCGCCCACGCGACGTCGGAGAGCATCTGACCAAGGCAGTGCGGGCGGTCGTCCGTTACAACCCGACGCTCGCAGGAGTCATCGACGTCGTCGACTTCGCGGCCGAGCGCAACGGCGAAAGAGACATCAACCCCGCGAAGCTCAGCGGCGTAGTCGAGACGTTCTCGGATCCGCGCTACCGGCTCGGCCTGGCCGATGTGCAACCCGACTTCCTCGGTCGTGCCTACGAGTATCTCCTCCGCAAGTTCGCCGAAGGGTCCGGCCAGAGCGCCGGCGAGTTCTTCACGCCGACCGACGTCGGCTTCCTCATGGCCCGCATCTTGCGCCCGAAGCCCGGCCAGACCTGCCACGACTACGCCTGCGGATCGGCCGGGCTCCTCATCAAGCTGCAGCTCGTTGCCAACGAGCTCGACCCGACCGCGAAGGTGCCTCTGAAGCTCTACGGGCAGGAGCTTCAGGCCGAGAGCTACGCGGTAGCGCGCATGAACGCGATCATCCACGACATGGACGTGGACCTCCAGCGGGGTGACACCATGATCAACCCCAAGTTCCGTACGCCATTGGGCTCACTTGGCCAGTTCGACCTGGTTGTCGCCAATCCGATGTGGAACCAGCCCTTCGGTGCCAGCATCTTCGAGGACGACCCCTACGATCGTTTCATCAAGAATGGCGGGGCGACTTCGGGTAGGGGTGACTGGGCCTGGCTCCAGCACACGCTTTCGGTCCTTAAGGACGGAGGGCGCGCAGCCGTGGTTCTCGACACCGGCGCTGTAACTCGCGGCTCCGGTTCGAAAAATGAGGACAAGGAACGCAACATCCGCAAGTGGTTCGTCGACCAGGACCTCGTCGAAGGCGTCATCATGATGCCGGACAATCTCTTCTACAACACCAGCGCGGCGGGCGTGATCGTGGTGCTCAACAGGCGCAAGCCCGAGTTCAAGAAGGGCAAGATCACGCTCGTCAATGCCAGCAAGCGCTTCACGAAAGGCAAACCCAAGAACCACATTGCAGAGGAAGATGTCGCCGAGGTCGCGAGGCTCTTCAACGCGGGCGAATCAGTCGAGGGTGAGGTCGCAGTCATCGACCTCCATCAGGCCGCAGGTGCTGACTACAACCTCAGCCCGAGCAAGTGGGTACTTAAAGCGGATGCGACGGCCCATGCTGAGCTTCCGGAGTTGCTCACGCAACTGGATGAGTTGACGACCGAGGACGCCAATCTCACCACAGAGTTGCTGCAGCTCCTGCGACCGCTCGTCGTGACTGGTGCCGAGCGATGA
- a CDS encoding restriction endonuclease subunit S, with the protein MKIQTKDYKNAGAYPIVDQGQALTAGWTESRDAVIYAPLPLIVFGDHSRTFKYVDRPFARGADGTQLLRPVDEIDPLFFFYACRAIDLPSRGYNRHFTLLKEKSFSYPSDGVVQRSIAALLSRVERALLLQDELVALLEQVKAAAMHQLFSRGLRGEAQKETEMGPVPDSWVKVSFRDLGRIVTGTTPSTKVPEYYEGGQIPFISPGDITTGVAVTEAQKVLTQEGLEKARPLPRGTTLVVCIGSSIGKVGQTTGQVSATNQQINAIVAGSEFEPDYVFHLVTRHADVIRRAASPSPVPILSKGPFETLELYTSKDPLEQREIAQVISSLDRKIDLHRRKGEVLDQLFESLLHKLMTGEVSVDALDLSVLPKLEGSAA; encoded by the coding sequence ATGAAGATTCAGACGAAGGACTACAAAAACGCCGGCGCCTATCCGATCGTGGACCAAGGGCAGGCGCTTACCGCGGGATGGACGGAATCCCGTGACGCCGTCATCTACGCCCCGCTGCCGCTGATCGTGTTCGGTGATCACAGCCGGACCTTCAAGTACGTCGACCGGCCCTTCGCTAGAGGAGCTGATGGCACCCAACTGCTTCGCCCTGTTGACGAGATCGACCCCTTGTTCTTCTTCTACGCCTGCCGCGCGATCGACCTGCCCTCTCGGGGCTACAACCGTCACTTCACCCTCCTCAAGGAGAAGTCCTTCTCGTACCCGTCGGACGGAGTAGTTCAGCGGTCGATCGCAGCGCTCCTGAGTCGTGTCGAGCGCGCGCTGCTACTTCAAGACGAACTGGTCGCTCTGTTGGAGCAGGTGAAGGCTGCGGCGATGCACCAGTTGTTCTCGCGTGGGCTGCGGGGAGAGGCGCAGAAGGAGACCGAGATGGGGCCGGTTCCCGACAGTTGGGTCAAGGTCTCGTTTCGCGACCTGGGCCGGATCGTCACGGGAACCACTCCGTCAACAAAGGTTCCGGAGTACTACGAAGGCGGGCAGATTCCTTTCATCTCGCCTGGGGACATCACGACGGGTGTAGCAGTGACGGAGGCGCAGAAGGTCTTGACTCAGGAGGGGCTGGAAAAGGCACGCCCCTTGCCGAGAGGGACGACCCTCGTTGTCTGCATCGGCTCGTCGATCGGAAAGGTCGGACAGACCACGGGTCAGGTGAGCGCGACCAACCAACAGATCAACGCCATTGTGGCTGGCAGCGAGTTTGAACCTGATTACGTCTTCCATCTGGTGACCCGACATGCTGACGTGATTCGTCGGGCGGCTTCGCCGAGCCCCGTGCCGATTCTGAGCAAGGGTCCCTTCGAGACGCTGGAGCTCTACACGAGCAAGGACCCTTTGGAGCAACGGGAAATTGCGCAGGTGATCAGTTCGCTCGATCGCAAGATCGACCTGCATCGCCGCAAGGGCGAAGTGCTCGACCAGCTCTTCGAGTCCCTGCTGCACAAGCTGATGACCGGCGAGGTGTCGGTCGACGCCCTCGACCTGAGTGTGTTGCCGAAGCTCGAGGGGAGCGCCGCATGA
- a CDS encoding HsdR family type I site-specific deoxyribonuclease has protein sequence MSQIKISEAKSVQFPMIKHASAVGWEQLTPDEAEGMRRGRANMLFPEVLEDKLREFNTWLTEDQARAIVESIEALPATIEGNREVLRWLRGERQWNDANEQRQRPVQVVDYAFPDQNALQVTWEWKIEPPARAKGNRADVMFVVNGIPVTIVEHKNPKDRSALTKAVTQLRRYEKETPELLTQAQLHNETHLIDYWYGVTWNVNRRMLFKWKHTSDESYRDAVQAFFEPRDFLRTLREWVLFYVEDGETRKSVLREHQRGAVDAVIKRCADTTKNRGLIWHTQGSGKTFTLLTAAQLILSQKDRFKNATVILVVDRTELEGQLKEWVDRLLGEMQANDIPVRRANSRDDLQDIFDSDFRGLVVSMIHKFETIWKDSSDRHNIFVFIDEAHRSVAADLGSYLMAAVPNSTIIGFTGTPVGGTQGGGSGSFQIFGAQDEKGYLHKYSIIESIDDETTLPIKYLLAPSTMSMEPEDLDEQFYALASDEDITDVEELNKVLQRAVGLRTFLGADSRVKQVAEFVANHFEENVDPLGYKAFLVAVDRETCAKYKRALDELLPTEWSEVVYSKNANDVVERPDVYDLQLSDDREKEVRRQFKKADQLPKILIVTDKLLTGYDAPVLYAMYLDKPMRDHVLLQALARVNRPYVDAEGVQKKVGLVVDFVGILKELHKALRFDSTDVEGALEDLDVLLADLLVKIDAASTEYLQVESSQGADEQLESLVYDKFLTEDARKEFFDAYRDIESLWEILSPSAELRDNIATYKRLSVLYAAVRNAYSDAGGFTADLEHKTKRLIEENATQEGLGRFTKVATFDVDTLEELGKDEGPPEEKVYNLLRGLRKEVDDSPAAAVVLQSIRDKAERVIENLEERKINGLAALDELRAIAEEKHRLREFAKQSGLSDRALGVYSALNAEPALTGLKVDILHIAATIEVAVEQFPHWKQNVDERRRLRSGLYKPLLDNKVSPKVCNEIIENVMSVLEKV, from the coding sequence ATGAGCCAGATCAAGATCTCCGAGGCCAAGTCGGTGCAGTTCCCGATGATCAAGCACGCCTCGGCTGTCGGATGGGAGCAGCTCACCCCCGACGAAGCCGAGGGGATGCGGCGCGGCAGGGCGAACATGCTGTTCCCCGAGGTGCTGGAGGACAAGCTGCGAGAGTTCAACACGTGGCTGACCGAGGATCAGGCACGTGCGATCGTCGAGAGCATCGAGGCGCTCCCGGCGACAATCGAGGGCAACCGCGAGGTTCTGCGATGGCTGCGCGGAGAGCGACAGTGGAACGACGCGAATGAGCAGCGACAGCGACCGGTGCAGGTCGTCGACTACGCCTTCCCAGATCAGAACGCGCTGCAGGTCACCTGGGAATGGAAGATCGAGCCGCCGGCGCGCGCCAAAGGCAACCGCGCCGATGTCATGTTCGTCGTCAACGGCATCCCGGTCACCATCGTCGAGCACAAGAACCCAAAGGATCGCAGTGCTTTGACGAAGGCGGTCACCCAGCTTCGCCGTTACGAGAAGGAGACGCCCGAGCTCCTCACCCAGGCGCAGCTCCACAACGAGACCCACCTGATCGACTACTGGTACGGCGTCACTTGGAACGTCAACCGCCGGATGCTCTTCAAATGGAAGCACACGAGCGACGAGTCCTACCGCGACGCGGTGCAGGCGTTCTTCGAGCCACGCGACTTCCTGCGCACCCTTCGCGAGTGGGTGCTCTTCTACGTCGAGGACGGCGAGACCCGGAAGTCCGTCCTCCGCGAGCACCAGCGCGGGGCTGTCGACGCCGTAATCAAACGCTGCGCCGACACGACGAAGAACCGTGGGCTGATCTGGCACACCCAGGGTTCAGGCAAGACATTCACTTTGCTTACCGCGGCGCAGTTGATCCTGAGCCAGAAGGACCGCTTCAAGAACGCGACCGTCATCCTTGTCGTCGACCGCACTGAGCTGGAGGGCCAGCTCAAGGAATGGGTCGACAGGCTCCTTGGCGAGATGCAGGCCAATGACATCCCGGTCCGGCGGGCCAACAGCAGGGACGACCTTCAGGACATTTTCGACTCAGACTTCCGTGGGCTCGTGGTGTCGATGATCCACAAGTTCGAGACGATCTGGAAGGACAGCTCTGACCGGCACAACATCTTCGTCTTCATCGACGAAGCGCATCGCTCTGTCGCTGCGGACCTCGGCTCCTACTTGATGGCCGCCGTGCCGAACTCCACCATCATCGGCTTCACGGGAACTCCGGTCGGCGGCACGCAAGGGGGCGGGTCGGGATCGTTCCAGATCTTCGGCGCCCAGGACGAGAAGGGCTATCTGCACAAATACTCGATCATCGAGTCCATCGACGACGAGACGACGTTGCCGATCAAGTACCTGCTCGCTCCGTCGACGATGTCCATGGAGCCTGAGGACCTCGACGAGCAGTTCTACGCCCTCGCCAGTGACGAAGACATCACTGACGTTGAGGAGCTCAACAAGGTACTCCAGCGGGCTGTTGGCCTGCGTACCTTCCTTGGTGCAGACAGCCGTGTGAAGCAGGTGGCCGAGTTCGTCGCCAACCACTTCGAAGAGAACGTCGATCCGCTGGGTTATAAGGCGTTCCTCGTTGCCGTCGACCGGGAAACGTGCGCCAAGTACAAGCGCGCGCTCGACGAGCTGCTGCCGACCGAATGGTCCGAGGTCGTCTACAGCAAGAACGCTAACGACGTCGTCGAGCGGCCGGATGTTTACGATCTCCAGCTCTCGGATGACCGGGAGAAGGAGGTGCGCCGCCAGTTCAAGAAGGCTGACCAGCTGCCAAAGATCCTGATTGTCACCGACAAGCTGCTGACCGGATACGACGCGCCGGTGCTGTACGCGATGTACCTCGACAAGCCGATGCGCGACCACGTACTGCTCCAGGCGCTCGCCCGCGTGAACCGTCCCTACGTCGACGCCGAGGGCGTCCAGAAGAAGGTCGGCCTCGTGGTCGACTTTGTCGGCATCCTCAAAGAGTTGCATAAGGCGCTGCGCTTCGACTCCACCGACGTTGAGGGCGCGCTGGAAGACCTCGACGTGCTGCTGGCCGATCTGCTCGTCAAGATCGACGCGGCCTCGACCGAGTACCTCCAGGTCGAGAGTAGTCAGGGAGCCGACGAGCAGCTGGAGAGCCTCGTCTACGACAAGTTCCTGACGGAGGACGCTCGCAAGGAATTCTTCGATGCCTACCGCGACATCGAGTCTCTGTGGGAGATCCTCTCGCCGTCTGCAGAGCTGCGCGACAACATCGCGACGTACAAGCGGCTCTCAGTGTTGTACGCCGCAGTCCGCAACGCGTACTCCGATGCTGGCGGGTTCACCGCCGACCTGGAGCACAAGACGAAGCGACTGATCGAGGAGAATGCGACCCAGGAGGGCCTCGGACGATTCACAAAGGTCGCAACCTTCGACGTGGACACGTTGGAGGAGCTCGGGAAGGACGAGGGCCCGCCGGAGGAGAAGGTCTACAACCTACTGCGTGGCCTGCGTAAGGAAGTGGACGACAGTCCTGCTGCCGCCGTCGTGCTCCAGAGCATCAGGGACAAGGCGGAGCGCGTCATCGAGAACCTCGAAGAACGCAAGATCAACGGTCTCGCCGCCCTCGATGAGCTCAGGGCCATCGCGGAGGAGAAGCATCGGTTGCGTGAGTTCGCGAAGCAATCCGGATTGTCCGATCGCGCTCTAGGCGTCTACTCGGCTCTGAATGCAGAACCGGCGCTGACCGGGCTCAAGGTCGACATCCTGCACATCGCGGCGACCATTGAGGTCGCGGTTGAGCAGTTCCCTCACTGGAAGCAGAACGTCGACGAGCGTCGGCGCCTCCGCAGTGGCCTTTACAAGCCGCTGCTGGACAACAAGGTTTCACCGAAAGTGTGCAACGAGATCATCGAGAACGTCATGAGCGTGCTGGAGAAGGTGTGA
- a CDS encoding M48 family metallopeptidase, producing MTARPKMVLTPDQVLTRKAMAWAARIRVNPSRIVITDLPEKWGSCASDGVVTLADDLVDMPEDFQDYVVVHELLHLRYRSHGKAFTAMMTALVPDWRELEVSSPVREVRS from the coding sequence GTGACGGCACGCCCCAAGATGGTCCTGACTCCCGATCAGGTGCTCACCCGGAAGGCCATGGCCTGGGCGGCGAGGATCCGCGTCAACCCCTCGCGCATTGTGATCACTGACCTTCCGGAGAAGTGGGGATCCTGCGCATCGGACGGCGTGGTCACCCTTGCAGACGATCTTGTCGACATGCCTGAGGACTTCCAGGACTACGTCGTCGTCCACGAGCTGCTGCACCTGCGATACCGGTCCCATGGCAAGGCCTTCACGGCGATGATGACCGCCCTCGTCCCTGACTGGCGCGAGTTGGAAGTTTCAAGCCCAGTACGGGAAGTGCGCAGTTGA
- a CDS encoding DUF4411 family protein — protein MYLLDANAFMEASRLYYAFDIAPGFWSWLGDPALAGQVASIEAVKDEITAGTGDLVAWARARPPSFWLTDTADVVSAMAELSAWATDPARQYRQEAKDEFLDSADYKLIAHAMAIGGVVVTRERPAPESKKRIKIPDVCDAFGVDWTDPFSLYRTLGMRLVA, from the coding sequence ATGTACCTCCTGGATGCCAACGCCTTCATGGAGGCGAGCCGCCTGTACTACGCGTTCGACATCGCGCCCGGCTTCTGGTCCTGGCTCGGTGATCCCGCACTTGCCGGCCAGGTCGCCTCTATCGAGGCCGTGAAGGACGAGATCACGGCTGGCACTGGCGACCTCGTCGCCTGGGCGAGGGCTCGGCCGCCCAGCTTCTGGCTGACTGACACCGCGGACGTCGTCAGTGCGATGGCCGAGTTGTCGGCGTGGGCCACCGACCCCGCTCGGCAGTACCGCCAGGAGGCCAAGGACGAGTTCCTGGACTCGGCTGACTACAAGTTGATTGCGCACGCGATGGCAATCGGCGGCGTCGTCGTCACCCGCGAGCGGCCGGCGCCCGAGTCCAAAAAGAGGATCAAGATCCCCGACGTTTGCGACGCATTCGGAGTCGACTGGACCGACCCGTTCAGTCTCTACCGAACGCTAGGGATGCGCCTCGTCGCGTGA
- a CDS encoding ImmA/IrrE family metallo-endopeptidase: MTVRVDVAPSVLFWALDVTGADEEGLHRRFAVDKWLSADARPTLKQLQDFAKAAGVPFGYLLLPEPPQWTLPVPDFREGFDGPPTPSANLIAVIGQSQRRQEWYRDHALNLGADPLKFVGAAADSDPIEAAALIRRALDFEVSARRGNWSDTRKTLLRNFEALGGLTVATSMVDNNTRRPLDEKEFRGFALVDDIAPLVFVNTHQTLNGQIFTLVHEIAHVWRGTSGIGNEDPRHIGQSEIERWCNAVASEVLVPRDDLAARHAGVADAPLVEALDALARDYRCGTLVILQALHRTGVRRLDSFADAYDNEVARLRALTAANEGGGGDHYNNQPFRIGERLSRALVADALEGRTPISEAMRLMSMKSTSTFDEYARRLGAA; this comes from the coding sequence ATGACCGTACGAGTCGACGTCGCCCCCTCCGTGCTGTTCTGGGCGCTCGACGTCACGGGCGCCGACGAGGAGGGCCTCCACCGGCGCTTCGCTGTCGATAAATGGCTGAGCGCCGACGCGCGTCCTACGCTGAAACAGCTGCAGGACTTCGCGAAGGCCGCTGGCGTGCCGTTCGGATATCTGCTGCTCCCTGAGCCGCCGCAGTGGACCCTGCCCGTGCCGGACTTCCGCGAAGGCTTCGACGGACCGCCCACGCCTAGTGCCAACCTCATCGCCGTCATCGGGCAGTCCCAGCGGCGACAGGAGTGGTATCGCGACCACGCCCTCAACCTGGGCGCCGACCCTCTCAAGTTCGTCGGTGCGGCGGCCGACTCCGATCCCATCGAAGCCGCTGCTTTGATCCGTCGTGCCCTCGACTTCGAGGTGTCTGCCCGACGCGGGAACTGGTCCGACACCAGGAAGACCTTGCTCCGCAACTTCGAGGCCCTCGGCGGCCTCACTGTCGCGACATCCATGGTCGACAACAACACCCGACGCCCGCTGGACGAGAAGGAGTTCCGCGGCTTCGCGCTGGTTGACGACATCGCCCCGCTCGTGTTCGTGAACACCCACCAGACGCTCAACGGCCAGATCTTCACGCTGGTGCACGAGATCGCCCACGTGTGGCGCGGCACGAGTGGGATCGGCAACGAGGATCCGCGACACATCGGGCAGTCCGAGATCGAGCGCTGGTGCAACGCCGTCGCGTCCGAGGTCCTTGTCCCCCGGGATGACCTGGCTGCCCGCCACGCGGGGGTGGCCGATGCACCCCTTGTCGAGGCCCTCGACGCCCTGGCGCGCGACTACCGGTGTGGCACCCTCGTCATCCTGCAGGCACTGCACCGCACCGGCGTTCGACGGCTGGACAGCTTCGCCGACGCCTACGACAACGAGGTCGCCCGCCTCCGCGCGCTGACTGCGGCGAACGAGGGCGGCGGGGGCGACCACTACAACAACCAGCCGTTCCGGATCGGCGAACGGCTGTCTCGTGCACTCGTCGCTGACGCACTCGAAGGGCGGACCCCGATCAGTGAGGCGATGCGCCTCATGTCCATGAAGTCCACGAGCACGTTCGACGAATACGCGCGTCGCCTCGGGGCTGCCTGA
- the glnA gene encoding type I glutamate--ammonia ligase translates to MFANSEELLKYIKDEGVEMVDVRFCDLPGIMQHFTVPVSSFDQSVFDDGLGFDGSSIRGFQAINESDMSLFPDPTTAYIDPFRKAKTLNINFFIHDPITGEAYSRDPRNIAKKALAYLETTGIADTAFFAPEAEFYIFDNVRYSTGVNEGFYHIDSVEGWWNSGKDGEDNLGYKTRLKGGYFPVEPYDHYSDLRADMVKNLEACGLQVERAHHEVGTAGQAEINYRFDTLLKAADDVMKFKYLIKNTAWQQGKSVTFMPKPIFGDNGSGMHVHQSLWKDGSPLFYDEAGYGGLSDMARWYIGGILKHAPSLLAFTNPTVNSYHRLVPGYEAPISLVYSSRNRSASVRIPITGSNPKAKRIETRFPDPSANPYLAFSALMLAGLDGVKNKIEPAAPIDKDIYELPPDEMAEIEQVPTSLGAVLDALEADNEYLTQGGVFTPDLIETWVSYKRENEIAPVQLRPHPHEFELYYDI, encoded by the coding sequence ATGTTCGCCAACAGCGAAGAGCTGCTGAAGTACATCAAGGACGAGGGCGTCGAGATGGTCGACGTCCGCTTCTGTGACCTGCCCGGCATCATGCAGCACTTCACGGTTCCCGTGTCGTCGTTCGACCAGTCGGTCTTCGACGACGGCCTGGGCTTCGACGGCTCGTCGATCCGTGGCTTCCAGGCCATCAACGAGTCGGACATGTCCCTCTTCCCGGACCCGACGACGGCGTACATCGACCCGTTCCGCAAGGCGAAGACGCTCAACATCAACTTCTTCATCCACGACCCGATCACGGGCGAGGCCTACTCGCGCGACCCGCGCAACATCGCCAAGAAGGCGCTGGCCTACCTCGAGACCACGGGCATCGCCGACACGGCGTTCTTCGCCCCCGAGGCCGAGTTCTACATCTTCGACAACGTCCGCTACTCGACGGGCGTCAACGAGGGCTTCTACCACATCGACTCGGTCGAGGGCTGGTGGAACTCGGGCAAGGACGGCGAGGACAACCTCGGCTACAAGACCCGCCTCAAGGGCGGCTACTTCCCCGTCGAGCCCTACGACCACTACAGCGACCTGCGCGCCGACATGGTCAAGAACCTCGAGGCCTGCGGCCTCCAGGTCGAGCGGGCGCACCACGAGGTCGGCACCGCCGGCCAGGCGGAGATCAACTACCGCTTCGACACGCTGCTCAAGGCCGCGGACGACGTGATGAAGTTCAAGTACCTCATCAAGAACACCGCGTGGCAGCAGGGCAAGTCCGTCACCTTCATGCCGAAGCCCATCTTCGGCGACAACGGCTCGGGCATGCACGTGCACCAGTCGCTGTGGAAGGACGGCTCGCCGCTGTTCTACGACGAGGCCGGGTACGGCGGCCTCTCGGACATGGCGCGCTGGTACATCGGCGGCATCCTGAAGCACGCCCCCTCGCTGCTGGCCTTCACGAACCCGACGGTGAACTCCTACCACCGCCTGGTCCCGGGCTACGAGGCGCCGATCTCGCTCGTCTACTCCTCGCGCAACCGCTCCGCCTCGGTCCGCATCCCGATCACGGGCTCGAACCCCAAGGCGAAGCGCATCGAGACCCGCTTCCCCGACCCGTCGGCGAACCCCTACCTGGCGTTCTCCGCGCTCATGCTCGCGGGCCTCGACGGCGTCAAGAACAAGATCGAGCCGGCTGCGCCGATCGACAAGGACATCTACGAGCTGCCGCCGGACGAGATGGCCGAGATCGAGCAGGTCCCCACGTCCCTCGGTGCCGTGCTCGACGCGCTCGAGGCCGACAACGAGTACCTGACGCAGGGCGGCGTGTTCACCCCCGACCTCATCGAGACGTGGGTGTCCTACAAGCGCGAGAACGAGATCGCGCCCGTGCAGCTGCGGCCGCACCCGCACGAGTTCGAGCTGTACTACGACATCTGA